The sequence AAATACCTGCTGTAATATTGGCATTCATATTATTGGAAGACACTCCGCTTCTGGTAACGTTTCTGGAAGGATCTGGAAATTTCTGATTAATGCTGGTCGCATTTTCAACATCACTAACGGTAGCAGTTACAGTAGGAAGACCGCCTGCAACACCAACATAATTGTTGATAGCAGCAATCTCCACATTGTTTTTAGCCAACTGAATATTATAGCTGTTTTTCAAAGCGATTGCTACAGCATCTGACAAACTTAATCTGTTCTGGCCAAACCCAAACTGGGTAGCCATTGGTATTACCAGGAATGATAGGATTAATTTACGCATCAGGTCTAAATTACCAACGGATGATTGAATTCTATGGATTTTTACACGAACGGGCAACTAGCTTACCAGCGTACCTACATTGGCTCCTTCAACCACCTGCAATAAATTACCCTGGGTATTCATATCGAATACAATAATAGGTAGTTTGTTTTCCATACAAAGCGTGAAAGCTGTCATATCCATCACTTTCAGGTTTTTAGAGATGCATTCCTGAAAACTTAGTTTTTCAAATTTGGTGGCAGTTGGATCTTTTTCCGGATCAGCACTGTAGATACCATCTACTCTTGTCCCTTTCAAAATCACATCAGCCTTCATTTCAATAGCTCTTAATGAACCAGCCGTATCGGTAGTGAAATAAGGGTTACCAGTACCAGCGCCAAAAATAACCACACGTCCTTTTTCTAAATGACGCAACGCTTTTCTACGGATATAGGGCTCTGCTACTTGCTCCATGTTAATAGCGCTTTGCAAACGGGTATACACCCCTATTTTTTCCAGCATTGCCTGCATGGCCATGGCATTGATTACCGTTGCCAGCATACCCATATAATCGCCGTGCGCTCTTTCAATTCCACTGTCGGCTTCGTTCATACCTCTGTAAATATTACCACCCCCAATTACGATTGCCACCTGAACACCAAGATCAGTAACCCTTTTGATATCATGTGCATATTGCTCAATGATTTTGGGGTTAAAGGGATCGCCGTTTCTTTGATCGCCCAATAAAGCTTCTCCAGATAATTTCAAGAGGATACGTTTAAATTTTGGTAGCATAGCTAGAGGTTGTTTAAAGTGAGTAGGTTACAAAAGTACAAAAGCCCCTCCGATTATTGGGAGAGGCTTTTGAAAATATTTGGCTATTGAAAATTAACCTAAAGCAACACGCTTAAATTCAGTAACAGTAACGTTACCAGCGTTCTTTAAGTAAGCTTCAACAGTAATAGAACCGTCTTTTACAAATGCCTGGGCTAATAATGTATTCTCTTTAAAGAATGCATTCAATTTGCCTTCAGCAATTTTAGCTACCATTTCGTCAGGTTTGCCAGCCATCTTAGGATCAGCTTTCATGGTTTCTAACACGATTGCTCTTTCTCTTTCGATGGTTTCAGCAGGAATGCTATTTGCATCTACCGCTAAAGGATTCATAGCAGCAATCTGCATTGCAACGTCCTTACCAGCTTCAGGAGCTTCAGCGCTTAGTCCTACCAATACACCCATACGGTTTGCACCGTGGATATAAGAAGCAACATAAGGAGCTTCAATTCTTTCAAACTTGGCAACACCAATTTTTTCACCAATTGCAGCCAACTTATCGTTGATCATATCGGCTACTTTAGCACCATTGATACTTACTTCGTTTAGTTCTTCAGCACTCTTAACGTTGTTGGCAACAGCTGCATCAGCAATAGATGTAGCGAAGGCAACGAAATCAGCGTTCTTAGAAACGAAGTCGGTTTCACAGCTAATGCAAACGACAAATCCAACTTTGTTGTCAGCAGAAGTACGAGCAATGATTACTCCTTCTTTTGCTTCTCTGTCGCTACGCTTAGCAGCCACTTTCTGGCCTTGCTTACGTAACCAATCAATTGCAGCTTCAAAATCACCATTGGTTTCAGTTAAAGCTTTTCTACAATCCATCATACCAGCACCAGTGGCCTGACGTAATTTATTAATATCAGCAGCTGTAATAGTTGCAGTTGACATAATTATTTCAATTTAAAAGATTCAATAATAAAGCTTATCTAGCTCCACCACCTGCAGGTCTGCGGTTACCGCCACCTGCTGGAGTACGACGCTTAGGAGCACCACCAGGACCACCGGCAGGAGCACCACTACGGCCTCTACCACCACGTCCAGCTTCAGATTGCGCTTCTGCTTCTAAACGACGAGCTCTCGCTTCGTTTTCATTGTTGTTGTCATCAGACTCTTCTTCATCTTTAGAAGCCTGGCGCTCAGCCAAACCTTCTGCAATTGCAGCAACGATGTAGTTAGTGATGATAGCAATAGACTTAGTAGCGTCATCGTTCGCTGGAATAGCGAAGTCAACTTTATTAGGATCACAGTTGGTATCAACCATACCAAAAGTAGTAATACCCAAACGCTTCGCTTCTGCTAAAGCGATATGCTCGTGACCAATGTCAACTAAGAATAAAGCTGCAGGAAGACGGCCTAACTGAGCAATACCGCCCAATACTTTTTCCATCTTATCCTTATCGCGAGAAAGGGTTAATCTTTCTTTCTTGGTTAAGCTGTCAGCGCTTCCGTCAGCCAACATTTTTTCAATGCTCTGCATTTTCTTCACGCTCTTACGAACAGTGTTGAAGTTGGTAAGCATACCACCTAACCAACGTTCTGTAGCATAAGGCATGTTTACACGCTTAGCGCATTCGGTAACAATTTCTTTTGCTTGTTTCTTGGTAGCAACAAACATAATTTTCTTACCGCTCTTCGCAATTTGCTTGATAGCAGCTGCAGACTCCTGTAGGTAGTCAACAGTTTTGTTAAGGTCGATAATGTGAATACCTTTTTTCTCAGCAAAGATGTAAGGCAACATCTTTGGATTCCACTTCTTTTTCAGGTGACCAAAGTGTACGCCGGCCTCCAGTAGTTGCTGTTGTAGTGAAGTGTTATTTTCCATTGTGGTGAATTATATAATTTTTTAAAATTTATTTCAAGTAGATATTCAATACAACGATTAACGCTTACTGAACTGGTAGCTTCTACGGGCTTTCTTATGACCAAATTTCTTACGTTCAACACTACGTGGATCACGCTTCAATTGACCAGCTGCTTTAAGTGCAGGACGCAATTCAGGATTCACCTCAATCAACGCACGAGCAATACCTAATTTAGCTGCTTCAGCCTGACCTTTCAAACCACCACCGGTAGCGTTGATAATGATATCAAACTTGCCTTCTAATTCAGTAGTTTTTAAAGGAGCTTCTACTTGGTTCTGTAAGTAAACCAGTGGGAAATAAGCTTTGTAGTCTTTGTCGTTTACAGTTATTTTTCCTTCGCCTTTGCTGATGAAGACACGTGTAACGGCTTCTTTACGGCGACCAACTGCATTTTTTTGTTTTTCCATTTTGTTTATGCTTGGCGTCTGGCATTGCTACCAGACAATGTTTTAGAATTTAAGTTCCTTAGGTTGCTGAGCGGTATGAGGATGCGCAGTTCCGGCATACACGAATAATTTTTTGATCATTTTACGACCTAATTTATTCTTAGGTAACATGCCTTTCACAGCTCTTTCCATAATTACTTCTGGACGACGCTTTAATAGACTGCCAGCAACTTCTTCTTTTTTACCGCCTGGGTAACCAGAGAAGTTCAGGTATACTTTATCTTCTAACTTATTACCAGTGAAAGCAACTTTCTCTGCGTTAATTACAATTACGTAATCGCCACAATCTACGTGTGGAGTGTAATAAGCTTTGTTTTTACCGCGCAATACAGCGGCAATCTTAGATGCAATACGTCCCACGGTTTGATTAGTACCATCAACTACATACCAGTTGTGTTGAACGGTAGCCGCATTCGCATGCTTGGTGGTGAAATGAAGTTTACTCATGATTCTTTGTTTTAAGTGAAATCGGCGCTATCCCACCGATTAGAATATCCCATTTTTTGGGAGGGCAAAGGTCTGCATTGGCAATGGAACCACCAAGAAATTAGGGAATTATTTTGGGGGCACTGTTCACAACTAGTTGATTTTCAATAAAATTTTGTGCAAGTTTTTTTCATCTACCTTTGCAGATATGGGATTTTTACAATTTTCAGGGCAGGATTTATTCGATGGAAATCAATTTTTAGGACCCAACCAGGTACTCATTACCAATGAAGAAGGTCAGGTAGAAGCCATTCTACCCCGGTCAGAAGCCGGGGAGGAAATACTGGAAGTCCCGGGTATTTTGAGTCCAGGCTTTGTGAATGCCCACTGTCATTTGGAATTAAGTCATATGAAAGGCAGAATTCCAGAACATACCGGATTGCCTGAATTTATTTTGAAAATAGTGAACGAAAGGCACCATCCGGAAGAAGAAATACGGGAAGCCATTGCTCAAGCAGAAGCGCAGATGATGCAAGAGGGCATTGTTGCAGTTGGTGATATCAGTAACAATCATTTAACTGCTGCACAAAAAGCCAAACAAAACCTGGCCTATTATACGTTTGTAGAAATCAGTGGCTGGAAACCGGAAATTGCTGAACCCCGTTTCAGCAATGCACAAAAAGTAATGGAGCAGTTCAGAGGGATTATAACTGCCGCATCTTTTAGTCCGCACGCACCTTATTCTGTATCCCGAGAGCTCTGGGAAATGATGATGCCCCATTTTGAAGGCAATACAGTAACCATACACAACCAGGAAACCCCTGCCGAAAATGAGCTATTCCAAAAAGGAAGCGGAGATTTTGTGCAGATGTACCAGGCCATGAATATTGATCAGGCTCATTTTACGCCAACTGGTAAGAATAGCCTGCCGTCTTACTTCCCCCAATTGCAAAAAGCAAAAAATGTTTTGCTGGTGCACAATACCAACACCTCAGAAGCGGATATGGATTTTGCAACAGCAACTGCGAAAGCAAATCAGCAATCATTGTATTATGCGTTGTGTGTAAATGCCAATCTCTACATTGAAAATGCGTTGCCACCCATTGAATTACTCAGAAGTAAAAATGCCAATATTGTTTTAGGCACCGATAGTTTGTCGAGCAACCACCAGCTCAGCATTTTAGAAGAAGTGAAAACCATAGCTAGAAACTTTCCTTCCATTCCATTAGCAGAAATGCTACAATGGGCTACTAACAATGGAGCCAAAGCCTTACAGATGGATGCAGCATTGGGTAGTATTGCACCTGGTAAAAAACCCGGAATCATTGTATTAGAAAATGTAGAACCAGGAAAGAACTTGAACCAAGCGACTGTAAGAAGATTGATATGATACTATTGAAAAAACTTTGTTTCACTCAACTATTACATGTACTACTAATTTCCTAACTATTTCTTACGCATCAACGCATACATATTACTCATGACATGCTGATGAGGCAGTGTTAAAACAGATACTCCTACAAATAGGCTTAACAGGTAATATTCAATATGATAATATTGTACAAATATAAAAGCAAGCAATACTAATCCTAAAATAGAAACCAGCGCCAGCGGTGCTGCTTTCTGAAACAATTGAATCCAAGTCATTGCTACTCCGCCGTCTTCCTTCATAAAAGATTTAATGCTAGCGAGAGAAATGACCGAATGCCATAGTCCAAAATAAATAGCAAAACTGATGGGGAAAGGGAGCAAGCGAGACATCATATAAATGAAACATAGCCTGGCCAAAACAATAAAAAGAGCGCTTTCTTTATCAGGTATCCAAATACAATAGACAATCAAAAAAACAACTAGAAACAAAATCCAAACCGCAATAAAATAGGGACTTTGAATTGATTTAATCACAAAAGCAATAAAGGGAGCAAACGAAGTAATGTCCTTTGCAAAAAGGGTTGCATTGTCTTTGTAAACAAATAAGAAAATGAGTAATAAAAGAATACCATATACAACTTGGAGCAATAGCAACTTGATCGATTTGCTAGGTATAGACAAATCCGTCTCACCAAAATGAAAAGCTGAAATTAATAAGAAGAAAACAAAAGAAATCACGGGAAAAAGTTTCCAAATGAAAATATACAATGCAATGGTAAACAGGTATTTCAAATGAAATTTCCAATGCGAGAAATTAGCGTGATTGGATTCTTGAATTTTCTGATCCACTAGATGATCCAAAGCGCCATGCGGAATGCCCACAAGTATAAGAATGGAACCCAAAAAAATCCATTGTACCACATCCGGAATAACATGAATCCATTGATGAATAACAATCAATAAAGTTGTAAAGAAAACAATGAAAAGAGATAATTTATTCTTAAAAGACATAAACGATTTTAAGCCAACACTTCTTGTAAAATAGCAAAGCTTTTCATTTGACCAAAGCCCGCAATATGCAAAGCTAGGTATTGCTGATAAGCTTCGAGCAATTGTCGGCGAATGTTTTTATTCAATGAAATATTTTCCAGCTCATTATAAAAATTCAGGCCTGCTATCATTGAAGTAATTTCTGCCAGTTGACCAGCTAAATAATAAGGATGCAAAGGTGTTTGCGAAACAAAAACACCTTCCTGCAAATCTAAAACCGGGGTTTCCGAAGAATAATTTCCTTGTAATTGAAACCCTAACTCTGCCGCTAAATGCAAAGTAAAGTATAGTGGTAGATTGCCCGTCAGCGTTGGATTTCCACGATCAAGTTGTTTAAGTGTGTCTTCAATTAAATAGTAGAGTTCCGGATTGGCTTCGGGTTGTTTTAGGCTATGTTGCAACAATTCCATTACATAGATGGCTACTGTATTCTTAACCACATTAAACAGTACCGACTCATATAAATATGCCCAGCGAAACTCTTTAATGAATTGCAATTGCTTTAGTTCGTTGTGGTATACCTGCAATTCCAGAATGGCTGCCGGATTAAAATAACTGGCTTTGCCTGCAGATGTTTTGCTGCTTTGGCGCACACCTTTTACCAGGTATTGTTGTATCCCAAACAATTCTGTGTAAATAGAAGTGATGATACTGGAATCGCCATATTTAATCGTTCGCAAAACCACTCCCCTTGTTGAATGCACCGTGCTCATGCATGCAATTTAGTGGGTTGTGGTTAATCCGGGTTCAGATGCGGTTATACTATCTTTTACTGGAGGCAAATGAATCGGGTTTAATTGGATAATTCCAACTGCATGAAAACCCCGCATAATTAAAAAAGTGAGATCAAACTCAAACCATTTTTTGGCAAAATTGGCATCGTCCTTTGCATAGTGATGATTGTTCTGGAAAAGTTCCCCCATTAATAAAATCCCCCAGGGTGAACTGTTTTTAGAATGATCTCCATTGTCAAAATTACTATAGCCATATTTGTGTCCGCACCAGTTTACAAGAGCGCCTTGAATTGGCCCCATCAGAAAATGAATGGGCAACAATAAAAACCACCAGGCATTGGGTGCAAATGCAATATAAAAACTGGTATACGCCGCCATAAAAACCAATCTGGTTAGTGGATGGTGTCCAAACTTATCCAATCGATCCCAAACCGGTAAATAGTCTTTCGTGAATTGTGGATCCGGTAATCTTTTACCAGTTAAAAAGCTTCTGAAAATGAGAATAGTACTCCGCATCATTTGATAGACATCTTTAAAAAAATGAGGTGAATGCGGATCTTCTTCGGTATCACTGTACGCGTGATGCATACGATGCATCACCCCATATGCTCTTGGCACTAAAAACGAAGAACCTTGCACAAACCAGGTACTGAGATAAAAAAAACGCTCCCAGTTTTTAGACAACTCATACATTTTATGAGAAGCAAAACGGTGCAGAAAAAATGAATGAAAAAATAAGGAGCCAAACCAATGGGCAAAGAAGAATACTAGAATAGCAAGCATGAATATCAGTAGGTTAGAAATTGAATATAACAATTCATTTAACTAAACCCTAATATTATCAAGAAGCCTTCTAAATTTTCAGCATCTCAGCAATAAACTGACTAAAACATTAAACAACACCGGTAAATTGTTTCAAGAAGCGAATATCGTTTTGAGAATACAAACGCAAATCGTTCACCTGGTACTTTAACTGTGTGATTCTTTCAACGCCCATACCAAAGGCAAACCCAGTGTATTTGTTAGCATCAATGCCAAAGTTTTCCAACACTTTAGGATGCACCATGCCACTACCTAAAATCTCTACCCATCCAGTGTGCTTACAAATATTACAACCCTTGCCTTCACAAATTAAACAGCTGATATCCATTTCTGCACTAGGCTCTGTGAAAGGGAAATAGCTGGGTCTGAAACGGACTTTTACGTCTTTGCCAAACATCTCTTGTACAAAGAAATAGAGGGTTTGTTTTAAATCGGCAAAGCTTACGTTCTCGTCAATATATAATCCCTCAACTTGATGAAAAAAGCAATGGGCACGGGCACTTACTGTTTCATTTCGATACACACGTCCCGGACAAATTACGCGTATTGGTGGCTTTTGATTTTCCATCACCCTCGCTTGCACACTACTGGTATGGGTTCTTAACAACCAGGTAGGGCCATTCCCATCTTCTGGTTTTTTAATATAAAAAGTATCCTGCATATCACGGGCAGGATGGTCTTCCGGTAAATTCATTGCACCGAAATTGTGCCAGTCGTCCTCAATCTCAGGGCCTTCTGCAACAGAGAATCCCAGTCTTTTGAATATGGACACCATTTCATTTCTTACCAGTGTTAATGGGTGTCTGCTACCTACTGTAACCGGATCGCCTGGCAAAGAAAAGTCCTGCGAATTGGAAACAGAAGCAGTTACTGCTCCTGCAAACTGATCTTGCAACTCCTGAAAACGTGCTTCAGTAAAAACTTTAAATTCATTCAAAATCTGGCCAAATTCCTTTTTTTGTTCGTTGGGAACATTACGCATTTCGCCCATGATGGCTTTTACCAAACCCTTGGTGCCCAACCATTTGATACGAAACTGTTCAACATCGTCAGCATTATTCGCGGCAAATGCAGCTATAGCTGCCTTGTATTCTTTTATTTGTTGCAAGAGAGATTCCATGGTGCGAAGATAAAAACTTATATTTGTTGCTGCATCAAGCAATTTTACATGGAATACAATACCTCCAGGAAACTCCTGGGAATGAAGGAGTACGGAAGACACGTACAGAAGATGGTGGACTACCTCCTCACAATTGAAGACAGAGAGAAAAGACAAAAACAGACACAAGCTGTTATTGAGCTCATGGGATTTTTAAACCCACACCTGAAGAATGTAGAAGACTTCAGACATAAATTATGGGATCATTTATTCTTCATCAGCAATTTTACGCTGGATGTAGACAGCCCCTATCCCATACCACAAAAAGAAACCTATAAGCTAAAACCCGATCCATTGCCTTATCCAAAGCGCAATCCTAGATACGCACATTTGGGCAAGAACCTGGAAGTAGTGATAGACAAGGCTTTGAAAGAAGAAGATCCGGAGAAAAAAGCAGGATTTGCCAACGCCATTGCTTATTATATGAAGTTGTCTTATAGTAACTGGCACAAAGAACTGGTTCACGATGATGCTATCCGTTCCGAGCTGGATCAAATTACTGGTGGACAATTAGAATTCAGCAATACACCTTATATCAAGCACCGCAATCAGCCTTTTGAACGCGATGATTATCCAGCCAGAAGCGGTGGCAGATGGAAGCAAAACTTTGGCGGAAGAAACAGAAACCAAGGTGGCGGCGGACAGCGCAACGATTCAAGAAACCAAGGCGGAAGTGGCAATCGCAACCAGGGCGGCGGTCAGCGCAACGATTCAAGAAACCAGGGTGGCGGCAATCGCAATCAGGGTGGTGGATTCAAGAAACGCTATTAATATTCCATGAGTAGTTTTGAAGTAATAGGTGGCAAGCAGTTAAAAGGCAGCATTCTTCCGCAAGGCGCTAAAAACGAAGCATTGCAAATTCTATCTGCGGTTGTATTAACCAAAGAGACTGTAACTATTTCCAATATTCCCGATATACTCGATGTGAATTTACTCATTGAGTTATTGCAGGAAATGGGGGTTGTAGTTTCCCGTATCAATCAAGACACTTATCAGTTTCAAGCCAATGATATACAGGTAGACTACCTGGCATCAGAAGATTTCAGAAAAAAAAGTGGCAGACTCAGAGGGAGTGTAATGCTGGCGGGGCCCTTATTAGCCCGTTTTAAGAAAGCCTACCTGCCCAAACCCGGTGGAGATAAAATTGGAAGAAGAAGATTAGATACCCATATCATCGGTTTTCAAAAATTAGGCGCCCATTATGCGTATGACGAAAACATTGGTTGTTTCACTTTAAGCACAACTGCCCTAAAAGGTTGCTATATGTTATTGGACGAACCTTCTGTAACAGGAACCGCCAATATAGTGATGGCCGCTGTTTTAGCAGAAGGCAAAACCACTATTTACAACGCAGCCTGTGAACCCTACTTGCAACAGTTGTGCAGCATGCTCAACCGAATGGGTGCAAAAATCAGTGGTATCGGTAGTAATCTATTGGTTATTGAGGGAGTAGAAACGCTGGGTGGCACAGAACACCGATTACTTCCGGACATGATTGAAATAGGCAGTTTTATTGGATTAGCTGCCATGACCAAAAGTGAAATCACTATTAAGAATGCAGGAGTACAACACTTAGGCATTATTCCGGAAAAATTTCAGCAATTAGGTATTCAGTTTGATATACAAGGAGATGATATTTACATTCCTTCTCAGGAATCATACACCATCCAAACTTTTATGGATGGTGGGATTTTAACTATTTCCGATCATCCTTGGCCTGGTTTTACACCCGACTTATTAAGCATTGTACTGGTAGTAGCAACGCAAGCTATCGGATCGGTTTTAATCCACCAGAAAATGTTTGAGAGCCGTTTGTTCTTTACCGACAAACTGATTGATATGGGCGCACAGATTATTTTGTGTGATCCTCACAGAGCCACCGTAATTGGACTCGGCAGAAGAAATACCTTAAGAGGTATTACCATGAGCAGCCCCGATATAAGAGCCGGACAGGCACTCTTGATAGCAGCACTTAGCGCAGAAGGTAAAAGCACCATTCAGAATATTGAACAGATAGACCGCGGCTATCAGTTTATTGATCAACGCTTACAAAGTTTGGGGGCAGAGATAACACGTAAAACTTAAGACAGTAAGATTTCAAAATTTAAATACAAGCTTGCTGTATTATATAATTTAAAAAGGCCTCGAAAATTTCGAGGCCTTTTTTCTGTACAAGTTTTATATAAATAAAAATTACTAAACTAAGTAAACACAATTACTTACTTAATCGTCTTCATCAATTCTTTCACTGCTACTTCTAATTGCTGGTCTACTCCTTTCTTCACTACTTCATATTCATTGTAAACCAAGAAGTCTGGATCGGTGGCAGCATTTTCTAAATACTTACCTGCATTGGTTTTTACCCCCACAGTGGGTGCACCCCATCGGATACCTGAATCCATCAAGCTTTCCCAGGCTGCGAAAGAACAAGTACCTGGCACTTGTGTGCCCACTAACTTATTTACGTTTAATTCTTGCACCATGAATGCATAGCAATGTCCATCACTGTAGTTAGCTTCATTCGCCAATGAAATACTGGGCTTGGTCCAACGGAAATTGGGTTCATAGCCGTTGCTTCTTACATCATTGGTATAATTCATGAATTGCTTGCCGCTCAAGAAAACAGCTAAGTCGGCAACTAAGTCGCCACCACCATTATTACGGGTATCTACCACTACACCTTTCTTTAAGAAATGTTTACCCATGATGTCTTCATAAGTAGATCTAAAGGTACCATCACTCATGCCAGGAATATGCACATAACCCAAAGCACCTCCACTCAACCGCTCTACTTCATCTGCATTTCTTTTTACCCAACGCTTGTACAAGAGGCCATTCTCTTCTCCAGTGCTGATAGCTTTTACCGTGATTTCTCTTTTAACGCCATTTTCAATTAAAGAAAGTAATACGGTTTTACCGGATTTTCTATTCAGGTATTGCGCCAGATCTTTATCAGCTGTCACCATTTCTCCATCAATCATTTCAATGATGGCGCCCGCTTTCACATTCAATCCCGCTCTATCCAATGGACCTCCTACAATCACTTCTTCAATTTTAACGCCATTACCAGTGTACGATGCATCATAAAACGCACCCAAAGAAGCGGTTGCATCGCCGTTAGAATTAAAGTTGCTAAATGAAGCTCCACTATGGCTCACATTCAATTCACCCAACAATTCACTTAGCATTTCACTGAATTCATAGTTATTGCCAATGAAAGGAAGGTATTTTTCATAATCGGCTTTATAACTATCCCAGTTAATGCCATGGAAGGTTTTGTTATAAAAAGTTTTCTTGGTTCTGCGCCACACATGTTCAAACATAGCTTCACGTTCTTCGCGCATATTCACCAGCATCTCACCGTTAATGCCTACTCTGTCTTGTTTGCTACTAGCCACATCTAACTTGGTTATACTTCCATCGCTGCTAATGAAAATATTCTTCTGATCTTTATCCCATACCATACTCGCTCCATTGGCATTCAAGGGCACCAACATTTTGGTTTCTTTGGTTCTTAAGTTGGTGGTCCACAAATTCATGCCTCTTTCAAAACGAGCTAGATAATACAATGTTTCACCGTCCTTGCTTACTAAGGCATCACCCATTCCTGAAGAATGAATAGTGGCCCTAACCCTGCGCTGTGTTAATCCCTCCCACTCTATTTCAACGGCTTCTACTGCAGCTGTTTTTTTCTTACTGGTATCTGCTTTGGCTTTTTGCTCTTCCATTTCTTTTACCAGCGTTAATTCTTCTTTGGTCAATTTAAATCGATCCATGGCAGCCTGTGTAAAGAACATCAAATAGGCATCGCTTTGTGCGCCTCCACTCATAGCGGCACCCCTTAATCCATCTCGATTACTTTGCCATAACATGGCTTTACCACCCATTACCCATTTTGGACGATAGTCATTGAATCCACTCTCTGTAATATTCATGATTTTCTTGCCGTCTACACTGGCTAAACCCACTTCACTCACTGCACTTCCTACCACTGCATAGTCAAACAACAACCACTTACTGTCTGGACTCCATTGAAAGTATTGGTCGTTTTCTGTCCAGGCAAAAATTTGATCAGAGCCCAACACCGTTCTGCTTTGTTTAGTAGCAATATTGTAAATGCGCACATTGTTTCTATTTTCTACAAATGCAATTTCCTTGCCGTCAGGAGAATACAAGGGCTGTGTATTATCGTTGGCATTGTCCAATACAGGCGTTTCTTTAATTAAAGTGGCTGCATAAAAATAAGGCTCATCTGCTCTTACCTTACTGCTTTCAAAAATGCTCCATTTACCATTGCGTTCGGCTGTATAAATAATAGATTTCCCATCCGGTGAAAACCCAATTCCTAATTCCTGCGTAGGCGTTGCGGTGATTCTCTTGGTTACACCTCCTTCCACACTA is a genomic window of Sediminibacterium sp. TEGAF015 containing:
- the pyrH gene encoding UMP kinase, with the translated sequence MKLSGEALLGDQRNGDPFNPKIIEQYAHDIKRVTDLGVQVAIVIGGGNIYRGMNEADSGIERAHGDYMGMLATVINAMAMQAMLEKIGVYTRLQSAINMEQVAEPYIRRKALRHLEKGRVVIFGAGTGNPYFTTDTAGSLRAIEMKADVILKGTRVDGIYSADPEKDPTATKFEKLSFQECISKNLKVMDMTAFTLCMENKLPIIVFDMNTQGNLLQVVEGANVGTLVS
- the rpsB gene encoding 30S ribosomal protein S2, with translation MLPYIFAEKKGIHIIDLNKTVDYLQESAAAIKQIAKSGKKIMFVATKKQAKEIVTECAKRVNMPYATERWLGGMLTNFNTVRKSVKKMQSIEKMLADGSADSLTKKERLTLSRDKDKMEKVLGGIAQLGRLPAALFLVDIGHEHIALAEAKRLGITTFGMVDTNCDPNKVDFAIPANDDATKSIAIITNYIVAAIAEGLAERQASKDEEESDDNNNENEARARRLEAEAQSEAGRGGRGRSGAPAGGPGGAPKRRTPAGGGNRRPAGGGAR
- the rplM gene encoding 50S ribosomal protein L13, whose product is MSKLHFTTKHANAATVQHNWYVVDGTNQTVGRIASKIAAVLRGKNKAYYTPHVDCGDYVIVINAEKVAFTGNKLEDKVYLNFSGYPGGKKEEVAGSLLKRRPEVIMERAVKGMLPKNKLGRKMIKKLFVYAGTAHPHTAQQPKELKF
- the recO gene encoding DNA repair protein RecO, translating into MSTVHSTRGVVLRTIKYGDSSIITSIYTELFGIQQYLVKGVRQSSKTSAGKASYFNPAAILELQVYHNELKQLQFIKEFRWAYLYESVLFNVVKNTVAIYVMELLQHSLKQPEANPELYYLIEDTLKQLDRGNPTLTGNLPLYFTLHLAAELGFQLQGNYSSETPVLDLQEGVFVSQTPLHPYYLAGQLAEITSMIAGLNFYNELENISLNKNIRRQLLEAYQQYLALHIAGFGQMKSFAILQEVLA
- the tsf gene encoding translation elongation factor Ts, yielding MSTATITAADINKLRQATGAGMMDCRKALTETNGDFEAAIDWLRKQGQKVAAKRSDREAKEGVIIARTSADNKVGFVVCISCETDFVSKNADFVAFATSIADAAVANNVKSAEELNEVSINGAKVADMINDKLAAIGEKIGVAKFERIEAPYVASYIHGANRMGVLVGLSAEAPEAGKDVAMQIAAMNPLAVDANSIPAETIERERAIVLETMKADPKMAGKPDEMVAKIAEGKLNAFFKENTLLAQAFVKDGSITVEAYLKNAGNVTVTEFKRVALG
- a CDS encoding Brp/Blh family beta-carotene 15,15'-dioxygenase; this translates as MSFKNKLSLFIVFFTTLLIVIHQWIHVIPDVVQWIFLGSILILVGIPHGALDHLVDQKIQESNHANFSHWKFHLKYLFTIALYIFIWKLFPVISFVFFLLISAFHFGETDLSIPSKSIKLLLLQVVYGILLLLIFLFVYKDNATLFAKDITSFAPFIAFVIKSIQSPYFIAVWILFLVVFLIVYCIWIPDKESALFIVLARLCFIYMMSRLLPFPISFAIYFGLWHSVISLASIKSFMKEDGGVAMTWIQLFQKAAPLALVSILGLVLLAFIFVQYYHIEYYLLSLFVGVSVLTLPHQHVMSNMYALMRKK
- the rpsI gene encoding 30S ribosomal protein S9 is translated as MEKQKNAVGRRKEAVTRVFISKGEGKITVNDKDYKAYFPLVYLQNQVEAPLKTTELEGKFDIIINATGGGLKGQAEAAKLGIARALIEVNPELRPALKAAGQLKRDPRSVERKKFGHKKARRSYQFSKR
- a CDS encoding amidohydrolase family protein; amino-acid sequence: MGFLQFSGQDLFDGNQFLGPNQVLITNEEGQVEAILPRSEAGEEILEVPGILSPGFVNAHCHLELSHMKGRIPEHTGLPEFILKIVNERHHPEEEIREAIAQAEAQMMQEGIVAVGDISNNHLTAAQKAKQNLAYYTFVEISGWKPEIAEPRFSNAQKVMEQFRGIITAASFSPHAPYSVSRELWEMMMPHFEGNTVTIHNQETPAENELFQKGSGDFVQMYQAMNIDQAHFTPTGKNSLPSYFPQLQKAKNVLLVHNTNTSEADMDFATATAKANQQSLYYALCVNANLYIENALPPIELLRSKNANIVLGTDSLSSNHQLSILEEVKTIARNFPSIPLAEMLQWATNNGAKALQMDAALGSIAPGKKPGIIVLENVEPGKNLNQATVRRLI